GCTCAAGCGTGACGGTGAGGTAAAGAAAGTGGAATTGGCCAGTGGCCGCCTGCAAGGCAGGGTGCTGGTAGCCAAGTTGAAGGGTCTGGATGATCGCGAAGTCGCGCGTACCTACGCCGGTTTCGAGATCTGCGTGCCGCGTAGCGAGCTGCCGGACCTGGAAGAAGGCGAGTTCTACTGGTACCAGTTGCAGGGCCTGAAGGTCATTGATCAGGCGGGGCAGTTGCTCGGCGTGGTCGACCATCTGTTCGAGACCGGTGCCAACGATGTGATGGTGGTCAAGGCTTGCGCAGGCAGCCTGGATGATCGCGAGCGTTTGCTGCCCTACACGGATCAGTGCGTGCTTTCGATCGATCTGGCAGCCGGCGAGATGCGGGTTGACTGGGATGCGGATTTCTAAGGCTCATGCGCGTAGAAGTCATCACCCTGTTCCCGGAGATGTTCGCCGCCATCGGCGAGTACGGCATCACCAGTCGTGCGGTCAGGCAGGAGTTGCTCAAGCTCAATTGCTGGAACCCGCGGGACTATACGACGGATCGCCACCATACGGTGGATGACCGTCCCTTCGGCGGTGGTCCGGGGATGGTGATGAAGATCAAGCCTCTCGAGGATGCCTTGGCCAGCGCCAGGCAGGCCGCGGGGGAGACGGCGAAGGTGATCTACCTGTCGCCGCAGGGGCGTAGTCTGAATCAGGCCGCGGTCCGCGAGCTGGCGCAGGAGGATGCACTGATCCTGATCGCCGGTCGTTATGAAGGCATCGACGAGCGTTTCATCGAGACGCATGTCGATGAGGAGTGGTCGATTGGCGACTACGTCCTGTCCGGCGGTGAGCTGCCGGCCATGGTGCTGATCGATGCGGTGACGCGCCTTTTGCCTGGTGCATTGGGTCATGCCGATTCGGCCGAGGAGGACTCCTTTACGGATGGCCTGCTCGACTGCCCGCATTACACCCGCCCGGAGGTGTATGCGGATAAACGTGTTCCCGAAGTGTTGCTTAGTGGCAACCACGAACACATCCGGCGCTGGCGTTTGCAGCAGTCCCTTGGTCGGACCTGGGAACGCCGCGCTGATCTTCTGGATAGCCGCTCGCTTTCTGGAGAAGAGAAGAAGCTGCTGGAGGAATACATCCGCCAGCGGGACGATAGTTAACGTATCGATGGCAGGCCGGGAGGCTTGTCTTAGGAGCGCAGCATGACCAACAAGATTATCCAGATGCTCGAAGCCGAGCAGATGAACAAAGAAATCCCGACTTTCGCACCGGGCGACACCGTTGTCGTGCAAGTGAAAGTGAAGGAAGGCGACCGTCAGCGTCTGCAGGCTTTCGAAGGCGTCGTGATCGCCAAGCGTAACCGCGGCCTGAACAGCGCCTTCACCGTGCGCAAGATCTCCAGCGGTGTTGGCGTCGAGCGTACCTTCCAGACCTACTCGCCGCTGGTCGACAGCCTGAGCGTCAAGCGTCGCGGTGACGTACGCAAAGCCAAGCTGTACTACCTGCGCGACCTGTCCGGCAAAGCCGCGCGCATCAAGGAAAAGCTGTCCTAAGTTCGGACGCTTCTCTGAAAAAAGCAGCCTACGGGCTGCTTTTTTCGTTTCTGGATCCATTGACCGGTGAGTTTCGCTGCTCGCCGGAATACATCAATTGCGAGTAGTAGTGGCATGAGTCCGAGAGAGCAAGAAATCCAGCGGCGTATCGCGCTGTCGGAAACCCGGGTAACCAAGGCGGTGTTCCCGCCCACCACCAATCACCACAACACCCTGTTCGGCGGCACCGCGCTGGCCTGGATGGACGAGGTGTCTTTCATCGCTGCGACGCGTTTCT
The sequence above is drawn from the Pseudomonas sp. Z8(2022) genome and encodes:
- the rimM gene encoding ribosome maturation factor RimM (Essential for efficient processing of 16S rRNA) yields the protein MSTTPAVAEDLIVLGKIVSVHGVRGEVKVYSFTDPIDNVLDYRHWTLKRDGEVKKVELASGRLQGRVLVAKLKGLDDREVARTYAGFEICVPRSELPDLEEGEFYWYQLQGLKVIDQAGQLLGVVDHLFETGANDVMVVKACAGSLDDRERLLPYTDQCVLSIDLAAGEMRVDWDADF
- the trmD gene encoding tRNA (guanosine(37)-N1)-methyltransferase TrmD, producing MRVEVITLFPEMFAAIGEYGITSRAVRQELLKLNCWNPRDYTTDRHHTVDDRPFGGGPGMVMKIKPLEDALASARQAAGETAKVIYLSPQGRSLNQAAVRELAQEDALILIAGRYEGIDERFIETHVDEEWSIGDYVLSGGELPAMVLIDAVTRLLPGALGHADSAEEDSFTDGLLDCPHYTRPEVYADKRVPEVLLSGNHEHIRRWRLQQSLGRTWERRADLLDSRSLSGEEKKLLEEYIRQRDDS
- the rplS gene encoding 50S ribosomal protein L19; its protein translation is MTNKIIQMLEAEQMNKEIPTFAPGDTVVVQVKVKEGDRQRLQAFEGVVIAKRNRGLNSAFTVRKISSGVGVERTFQTYSPLVDSLSVKRRGDVRKAKLYYLRDLSGKAARIKEKLS